From Salinirubellus salinus, the proteins below share one genomic window:
- a CDS encoding outer membrane protein assembly factor BamB family protein: MPELSVRTSLLSFLGGAFDTLAPVTLAALVVLSVVVGPAGAALGTPALAADKRGPVGGDAVHTPTGDSRTVEETAVSLDTATVAGSSTTGPTLDADDWGTAGRDPGRTGANPNASGPQSDPDARWVYAFDGDTSDVPPVVADGLVFVPGQETLRTVDSNTGAQVWNLSGLDVDSVAVSEGVVVTTEVDYSGDEIRAYRATDGTELWNVTAFEADATVISDGTLYAARGEYLYTYDLQTGAAGWSVDVNDDVSLGLSAADGTVYATGRVNDRDYAVYALNASDGRERWQFEMEGPVTMPPVVGDGSVYVGAGSALRDQSTTDHDPKFYRLNATDGHVEWMFDLNTRPTGAAVADGSVYLASGNTVHALDASAGQRAWRHRLPASLDHGLSYVRTDARSPAVADGTVYAVNNRGHVVGLDGATGTRLWQYRLDGAATELAVADDRVYAHVLDGDRTRVYALEDSPFRFSGVGASATTVAPGEQFTVDVTVENVDSESRSYDLSLVADAPFPGDRWTLDRTNGTLAPGATTTLTFTAALPSAAAWNLSVQRRLESDLAAGPVTVDVVHAGPADAWPMGGFAANRTDANPDTDGPSRHFQEAWNVSNTDEDTTPVVADGSVFVVRHENRYSGGADVHTVTAYDTAAGTVQWEYNFTAENRVPSGSPAVVDGTVYVATTPYLFAEGAGAIEHGSVYAFDAATGTRTWKQSVSINVSTGDDHGPIVADGRVYVAGNVYEQNDYYENASVVALDAATGTPVWSYSNAEFRLQDSYRTYAAGEGYVFVTAMDEIETATYEDELHVFDAATGSLAWTTDSLGLGVDQDETPVVTDGLVFVVDESTNAAGEPAEELVALDVATGAEQWRFTPSSVQNYYGGGDDGWRLRKPAVHDGTLYVRQTAYSDRDANRLHRLDAATGTPNWNASTNFLSRIQVVDGVVYGAETTFDPGYTRLYSAEDGERLGHSGQGLSLSVVDGTVYAYDDWSGRFRALVEGGAIEFTDLSVDSGVAGVGENVTVTATATNVGTLAREYDVNLAVAPDESHYVYDYVGRTGTLAPGEHTTVSWTVKVQHRGDFVFTLQPNEGEDSLERFMYDRAGSATVAVGDAADGAVVDLGGPRSLAPDAGSWPTEGFDAGNAGGSSTTAPTAVGANVVDWTVDHSNEWSSGPTVAADTVFVGGRDDSGTESVFAYDATDGSLRWQYQTLDDVEVPPAYAGGHLYAVTAYGTLYQLDATTGERLWTFDVGDDGGLAVVDDVLYVAGEGPSEDRLYALNATTRERLWTFATPDSGYGMTTPAVVGGSVYLTSDDGHTYALDAATGTERWNRSIAGAGSRLHAPVVKDGVVYVDDAAYGSTDGSIYALDAADGSTVWRVPANVDGYTGASPALANGTLYLTADGAVRALDASTGDARWNTTVCAAAEHSLAAAGGVVYVPMADSTIRAYDADTGELVWRYGAYGEASFTPAVADGVLYTTGLENADDTYSLAALRGGTTDQPSALFEYTGLTVSDRNASTGESVTVEATVRNLGAAACPYTTNLSVDGSVVDTTNGTVGTGYDDEATVTFTHAFANTGTYDVTVADLPPVQVDVSEPSADPVVSPTTRDFGDVAVGETVDRYVQITNEGTETLYIDGATVGGTDDADYRILSGPQTNVYPGDSATVWLRFAPTASGTKTASLDVDTLFSGTVTATLTGVGVGPAEVDVSPASHEFGDVEVGNSTTTIVTVSNVGGSSLSFDGASLSGTAATAYGVTDGGGTTTIPAGGAHDVTVEFAPEFTGAADATLTLSTNDTDEPTVNVALSGTGTLVGQNRPPTVATDRYTVYAGEWLNVSAPDVLTNDADPDGDSFDASHHSAPDNGTLESFYASGGFEYRPDPGFTGTDSFVYRTQDSEGEYSAYTTVTIEVLPDPNRAPEAVDDSYSVHAGQWLNVSGPGRLANDHDPDGDSFDASHHGDTDNGTLHRSAQDGSFQYLPDDGFVGTDSYVYRVQDEAGEYSSFATVTIEVLPPTNRAPTAVPDTYTVRQGTWLNVSGPGRLTNDYDVDGDTFGASHHGSPSHGTLHRSAQDGSFEYLPDDGFVGTDSYVYRIRDAEGEYSSFATVTIEVLPSNRAPTVGPDHYATLAGEWLNVSGPGRLANDYDVDGDDFDASHHGDTDNGTLHRSAQDGSFQYLPDDGFVGTDSYVYRVRDDDGEYSTFGAVAIEVVDPATTAPVAVPDHYTVYEGRWLNVSGPGRLANDLDPNGDVFSASHHGDTDNGTLHRSAQDGSFQYRPDDGFVGTDSYVYRVRDEDSEYSSFATVTIEVLPDPNATANRAPVATADRYTVYEGEWLNVSGPGRLANDRDPDGDSFDASHHGDTDDGTLYRSAQDGSFEYLPDDGFVGIDSYVYRVRDEHGTYSAFETVTIEVLPDPNRPPQAVDDSYSVHAGEWLNVSGPGRLANDRDPDGDSFGASHHGDTDNGTLHRSAQDGSFQYLPDPGFVGTDSYVYRIRDAEGEYSSFATVTIEVLPPTNRAPTAVSDEYVVVQGETLTVDAPGRLANDYDVDGHTFDASHHSDPNNGTLHRSAQDGSFSYTPDPGFVGVDSYVYRIRDAEGEYSTFVPVTVTVVDASSSGVADVVVTPTDLEFGTVPAGGNATKTVTVANVGDRNLTVSGTALSGPNASAFEVVSGTGSAVLGYGGTHELTVAYAPTATGPAEATLTVLSDDPDEPEVEVTLGGTGEDADAPTVHDVAVTGAARDGSTVYANESVDFTVDATDATGTVDAVRVTLDARFTTFEETVDATYDAGTDDGTASKPIGSLDGGTESGSVEYDSATGDWTASIPTSRLPDDGAYDVVVTAVDDRGNRRTVAAADRVVVDRAVPNVPATVTRLNATAAAVTVAPDEPVRPGSLTLDVERPDGTVVPVALTDEGGHWNGTVTLAGEGQYGLVSAGADLAGNRGNDTATALVTTASTDANGTITVRLVPSGLFVRFTASQTVTDTFVTVTESDSPLAPLASEPSGVAFLDAEIGSQLSANLDHALVGVPVNRSRLASGTDVEDVTVRFYNETTGRWSDVPTTVENVTVDGTTDEYWVATVTHFSTYGAVASDRAPPTVTATIPSDGEELPAGTTAATLRVEYADALSGVETGRVGVLFDGALVTTDPATTVTSTFTEFEATGLTDGSTHTLEVVVVDRADNTHTETLTFTVGSESGDTGSPTTGDDTTPDGSDSDGRDPEPTPTPTPTPARTPAPEPTPTPTPAVTPTATPTVTVTVTTTPTPTTAVTPTASSTASPTAATATVTTTETGSPTAPTTATSAADGPGFGPWTALLGLLLGLLGLRRRTRRGRSEQP, from the coding sequence ATGCCTGAACTATCGGTTCGCACCTCCTTGCTGTCGTTTCTCGGTGGCGCGTTCGACACACTCGCTCCGGTCACGCTCGCCGCGCTCGTCGTACTCTCCGTCGTCGTCGGGCCGGCGGGAGCCGCACTCGGCACCCCTGCACTTGCGGCCGACAAACGGGGGCCGGTCGGCGGTGACGCCGTCCACACGCCGACCGGTGACTCCCGGACCGTCGAGGAGACGGCCGTCTCGCTCGACACGGCGACCGTAGCCGGGTCCTCTACGACGGGGCCGACGCTCGACGCCGACGACTGGGGCACCGCCGGCCGCGACCCGGGGCGAACCGGAGCCAACCCGAACGCCTCCGGGCCGCAGAGCGACCCGGACGCCCGCTGGGTCTACGCCTTCGACGGCGACACCAGCGACGTCCCCCCCGTCGTCGCGGATGGCCTCGTGTTCGTCCCCGGACAGGAGACACTGCGGACGGTGGACAGTAACACCGGTGCGCAGGTCTGGAACCTCAGTGGCCTCGACGTCGACAGCGTGGCCGTCTCGGAGGGCGTGGTGGTCACGACCGAGGTCGACTACTCCGGCGACGAGATCCGCGCGTACCGCGCGACCGACGGCACCGAGCTGTGGAACGTCACCGCCTTCGAGGCCGACGCGACGGTGATCAGCGACGGCACGCTCTACGCCGCTCGTGGGGAGTACCTGTACACGTACGACCTCCAGACGGGCGCGGCGGGCTGGTCCGTCGACGTGAACGATGACGTCTCGCTCGGCCTGTCGGCGGCCGACGGGACGGTCTACGCCACGGGACGGGTGAACGACCGCGACTACGCAGTCTACGCGCTGAACGCGAGCGACGGCCGCGAACGCTGGCAGTTCGAGATGGAGGGCCCAGTCACGATGCCGCCAGTCGTCGGCGACGGGTCGGTGTACGTTGGGGCCGGCTCTGCGCTCCGCGACCAGTCGACTACGGACCACGACCCGAAGTTCTACCGCCTGAACGCCACCGACGGTCACGTCGAGTGGATGTTCGACCTGAACACGCGACCGACCGGGGCTGCCGTCGCGGACGGGTCCGTCTACCTCGCGTCGGGGAACACCGTCCACGCGCTCGACGCGTCGGCGGGCCAGCGGGCGTGGCGCCACCGGCTCCCCGCGAGCCTCGACCACGGCCTCAGCTACGTCAGGACGGACGCCCGGTCGCCGGCCGTCGCCGACGGGACCGTCTACGCGGTGAACAACCGTGGCCACGTGGTCGGGCTGGACGGGGCGACCGGGACGCGGCTGTGGCAGTACCGTCTCGACGGCGCCGCGACCGAGTTGGCGGTCGCCGACGACCGGGTGTACGCCCACGTCCTCGACGGGGACCGGACCCGTGTCTACGCTCTGGAGGACTCGCCGTTCCGGTTCTCCGGGGTCGGTGCCTCCGCGACGACCGTCGCACCGGGTGAGCAGTTCACGGTCGACGTGACGGTGGAGAACGTCGACAGCGAGAGCCGGAGTTACGACCTCTCGCTGGTGGCGGACGCGCCGTTCCCGGGCGACCGGTGGACGCTGGACCGCACGAACGGCACGCTCGCACCCGGTGCCACCACCACGCTGACGTTCACGGCGGCACTCCCGAGCGCGGCCGCCTGGAACCTCTCCGTCCAGCGGCGACTCGAATCCGACCTCGCGGCCGGCCCGGTCACCGTGGACGTCGTCCACGCCGGTCCCGCCGACGCGTGGCCGATGGGTGGCTTCGCCGCGAATCGGACCGACGCCAACCCGGACACCGACGGGCCGTCACGGCACTTCCAGGAGGCCTGGAACGTCAGCAACACCGACGAGGACACCACGCCCGTCGTCGCCGACGGCTCCGTCTTCGTCGTCCGCCACGAGAACCGATACAGCGGCGGGGCGGACGTCCACACCGTCACCGCGTACGACACAGCGGCGGGCACGGTCCAGTGGGAGTACAACTTCACGGCAGAGAACCGGGTCCCCTCGGGGTCGCCGGCGGTCGTCGACGGCACGGTCTACGTCGCCACGACGCCCTACCTGTTCGCGGAGGGAGCCGGCGCCATCGAGCACGGCTCCGTGTACGCCTTCGACGCGGCGACCGGGACCCGGACGTGGAAGCAGTCGGTGTCGATCAACGTCAGCACGGGCGACGACCACGGCCCAATCGTCGCCGACGGACGGGTCTACGTCGCCGGCAACGTCTACGAGCAGAACGACTACTACGAGAACGCGTCGGTCGTCGCGCTGGACGCGGCGACCGGGACCCCGGTCTGGTCGTACTCGAACGCCGAATTCCGGCTGCAGGACTCCTACCGCACCTACGCCGCCGGCGAGGGGTACGTGTTCGTGACTGCCATGGACGAGATCGAGACAGCGACGTACGAGGACGAACTCCACGTCTTCGACGCGGCGACGGGCTCGCTGGCCTGGACGACGGACTCGCTGGGTCTCGGCGTCGATCAGGACGAGACGCCCGTCGTCACCGACGGCCTCGTGTTCGTCGTCGACGAGTCGACGAACGCGGCGGGCGAGCCGGCCGAGGAACTGGTCGCCCTCGACGTCGCGACCGGGGCCGAGCAGTGGCGTTTCACCCCCTCGAGCGTCCAGAACTACTACGGCGGTGGCGACGACGGCTGGCGACTCCGAAAGCCCGCGGTCCACGATGGTACGCTCTACGTCCGACAGACCGCCTACTCGGACCGCGACGCGAACCGCCTCCACCGGCTCGACGCGGCGACCGGGACCCCGAACTGGAACGCGAGCACGAACTTCCTCTCGCGCATCCAGGTCGTCGACGGCGTCGTCTACGGAGCCGAGACCACCTTCGACCCCGGCTACACGCGTCTCTACAGCGCCGAGGACGGCGAGCGGCTCGGTCACAGTGGCCAGGGCCTCTCGCTGTCGGTCGTCGACGGGACCGTCTACGCCTACGACGACTGGTCGGGACGGTTCCGTGCGCTCGTCGAGGGCGGCGCCATCGAGTTCACCGACCTCTCGGTCGACTCGGGCGTGGCTGGCGTCGGCGAGAACGTCACCGTCACCGCGACGGCGACCAACGTCGGGACGCTCGCCCGAGAGTACGACGTGAACCTCGCGGTCGCCCCGGACGAGAGCCACTACGTCTACGACTACGTCGGCCGGACGGGGACGCTCGCGCCGGGCGAGCACACGACGGTCAGCTGGACCGTGAAGGTCCAGCACCGGGGCGACTTCGTGTTCACGCTCCAGCCGAACGAGGGTGAAGACTCACTGGAGCGGTTCATGTACGACCGGGCCGGGAGCGCTACCGTCGCCGTCGGAGACGCTGCGGACGGGGCGGTCGTCGACCTCGGCGGCCCGCGTTCGCTCGCCCCCGACGCCGGTTCCTGGCCGACCGAGGGCTTCGACGCAGGGAACGCCGGCGGCTCCAGCACCACCGCGCCGACGGCGGTCGGTGCGAACGTCGTGGACTGGACCGTCGACCACTCCAACGAGTGGTCCAGCGGGCCGACGGTGGCCGCAGACACCGTCTTCGTCGGCGGGCGCGACGACAGCGGTACCGAGTCGGTGTTCGCCTACGACGCCACCGACGGGTCGCTCCGCTGGCAGTACCAGACCCTCGACGACGTCGAGGTCCCGCCCGCGTACGCTGGGGGACACCTCTACGCGGTCACCGCCTACGGCACGCTCTACCAGCTGGACGCCACGACCGGCGAGCGTCTCTGGACGTTCGACGTGGGCGACGACGGCGGCCTCGCCGTGGTCGACGACGTGCTCTACGTCGCCGGAGAAGGCCCCAGTGAGGACCGGCTCTACGCGCTGAACGCGACGACGCGAGAACGTCTCTGGACGTTCGCCACGCCCGACTCGGGGTACGGGATGACCACGCCTGCCGTCGTGGGTGGGTCGGTGTACCTCACGAGCGACGACGGCCACACGTACGCGCTCGACGCAGCGACCGGCACCGAACGGTGGAACCGGAGCATCGCCGGCGCAGGGTCGCGGCTCCACGCACCGGTCGTGAAGGACGGCGTCGTCTACGTCGACGATGCCGCGTACGGCAGTACTGACGGGAGTATCTACGCGCTCGACGCGGCGGACGGGAGCACGGTCTGGCGCGTCCCGGCGAACGTCGACGGCTACACCGGGGCCTCCCCCGCGCTGGCGAACGGGACGCTGTACCTCACCGCCGACGGGGCGGTCCGGGCCCTCGACGCGTCGACCGGCGACGCGCGCTGGAACACGACGGTGTGTGCGGCCGCCGAACACTCGCTCGCCGCCGCCGGCGGCGTGGTGTACGTCCCGATGGCCGACAGCACCATCCGGGCCTACGACGCCGACACGGGCGAGTTGGTGTGGCGCTACGGTGCGTACGGCGAGGCGTCGTTCACGCCGGCCGTCGCGGACGGCGTCCTCTACACGACGGGGCTGGAGAACGCCGACGACACCTACTCGCTCGCGGCGCTCCGTGGTGGGACGACCGACCAGCCGTCGGCGCTCTTCGAGTACACCGGACTCACCGTCTCCGACCGGAACGCCTCGACTGGCGAGTCGGTCACCGTCGAAGCGACCGTCCGGAACCTCGGTGCCGCCGCCTGCCCCTACACCACGAACCTCTCGGTCGACGGGAGCGTCGTCGACACCACGAACGGCACGGTTGGGACGGGCTACGACGACGAGGCGACGGTGACGTTCACGCACGCGTTCGCGAACACGGGCACGTACGACGTGACCGTCGCGGACCTGCCGCCGGTCCAGGTGGACGTCTCGGAGCCCTCGGCTGATCCGGTCGTCTCGCCCACGACCCGCGACTTCGGTGACGTCGCCGTCGGAGAGACGGTCGACCGGTACGTCCAGATAACGAACGAGGGGACGGAGACGCTCTACATCGACGGCGCGACGGTCGGCGGGACGGATGACGCCGACTACCGCATCCTGAGCGGCCCGCAGACGAACGTGTATCCGGGGGACAGCGCGACCGTCTGGCTGCGGTTCGCGCCGACCGCGAGCGGGACGAAGACCGCGAGCCTCGACGTCGACACCCTGTTCTCGGGGACCGTCACGGCGACGCTCACCGGCGTCGGCGTCGGCCCCGCCGAGGTCGACGTCTCGCCGGCGAGTCACGAGTTCGGCGACGTCGAGGTCGGTAACAGCACGACGACGATCGTGACCGTCTCGAACGTCGGTGGCTCGTCGCTCTCGTTCGACGGGGCCAGTCTCTCGGGGACCGCCGCGACCGCCTACGGCGTCACGGACGGGGGCGGCACGACGACCATCCCGGCCGGCGGGGCACACGACGTCACTGTCGAGTTCGCCCCCGAGTTCACCGGGGCGGCCGACGCGACACTCACCCTCTCGACGAACGACACCGACGAACCGACGGTGAACGTCGCGCTGTCCGGTACCGGAACGCTCGTCGGCCAGAACCGACCGCCGACCGTGGCCACCGACCGCTATACGGTCTACGCGGGCGAGTGGCTGAACGTCAGTGCCCCCGACGTCCTCACGAACGACGCCGACCCGGACGGGGATTCGTTCGACGCGAGCCACCACAGCGCTCCCGACAACGGGACGCTCGAGTCGTTCTACGCCAGCGGCGGCTTCGAGTACCGCCCGGACCCCGGTTTCACCGGCACCGACTCGTTCGTCTATCGCACGCAGGACAGCGAGGGGGAGTACTCGGCGTACACCACGGTCACCATCGAGGTGCTCCCGGACCCGAACCGGGCGCCCGAGGCCGTCGACGATTCCTACTCGGTCCACGCCGGCCAGTGGCTCAACGTGAGCGGGCCCGGTCGGCTGGCGAACGACCACGACCCGGACGGTGACTCGTTCGACGCGAGTCACCACGGCGACACCGACAACGGCACACTCCACCGCTCGGCGCAGGACGGGAGTTTCCAGTACCTCCCGGACGACGGCTTCGTCGGCACCGACTCCTACGTCTACCGCGTTCAGGACGAAGCCGGCGAGTACTCCTCGTTCGCCACCGTCACCATCGAGGTACTCCCCCCGACGAACCGCGCCCCGACCGCGGTCCCGGACACGTACACCGTGCGGCAGGGCACCTGGCTGAATGTGAGTGGTCCCGGTCGCCTCACCAACGACTACGACGTCGACGGCGACACGTTCGGCGCGAGCCACCACGGCTCGCCGAGCCACGGTACGCTCCACCGCTCGGCACAGGACGGGAGTTTCGAATATCTCCCGGACGACGGCTTCGTCGGCACCGACTCCTACGTCTACCGCATCCGCGACGCCGAGGGCGAGTACTCCTCGTTCGCAACCGTCACCATCGAGGTGCTCCCGTCGAACCGGGCGCCGACGGTCGGCCCGGACCACTACGCCACCCTCGCCGGCGAGTGGCTGAACGTGAGCGGCCCCGGTCGGCTGGCGAACGACTACGACGTCGACGGCGACGACTTCGACGCGAGCCACCACGGAGACACCGACAACGGCACGCTGCATCGCTCCGCACAGGACGGCAGCTTCCAGTATCTCCCCGACGACGGCTTCGTCGGCACCGACTCCTACGTCTACCGTGTCCGCGACGACGACGGCGAGTACTCCACGTTCGGGGCAGTCGCTATCGAGGTCGTCGACCCGGCCACGACCGCACCGGTCGCGGTCCCCGACCACTACACGGTCTACGAAGGCCGGTGGCTGAACGTGAGCGGGCCCGGTCGGCTGGCGAACGACCTCGATCCGAACGGGGACGTCTTCAGCGCGAGTCACCACGGCGACACCGACAACGGCACACTCCATCGCTCCGCACAGGACGGCAGCTTCCAGTACCGGCCCGACGACGGCTTCGTCGGCACCGACTCCTACGTCTACCGTGTTCGGGACGAAGACAGTGAGTACTCCTCGTTCGCCACCGTCACCATCGAGGTGCTCCCGGACCCGAACGCGACGGCGAACCGGGCGCCGGTCGCTACGGCCGACCGCTACACGGTCTACGAGGGCGAGTGGCTGAACGTGAGCGGCCCCGGTCGCCTGGCCAACGACCGTGACCCGGACGGCGATTCGTTCGACGCGAGCCACCACGGCGACACCGACGACGGCACGCTCTACCGCTCGGCACAGGACGGGAGTTTCGAATATCTCCCGGACGACGGCTTCGTCGGCATCGACTCCTACGTCTACCGCGTCCGCGACGAGCACGGCACGTACTCGGCTTTCGAGACGGTCACCATCGAGGTACTCCCGGACCCGAACCGGCCGCCGCAGGCCGTCGACGACTCCTACTCGGTCCACGCGGGCGAGTGGCTGAACGTGAGCGGCCCCGGTCGCCTGGCCAACGACCGCGACCCGGACGGCGATTCGTTCGGCGCGAGCCACCACGGCGACACCGACAACGGCACGCTCCACCGCTCGGCGCAGGACGGGAGCTTCCAGTACCTGCCGGACCCCGGCTTCGTCGGCACCGACTCCTACGTCTACCGCATCCGCGACGCCGAGGGCGAGTACTCCTCGTTCGCCACCGTCACCATCGAGGTGCTCCCCCCGACGAACCGCGCCCCGACCGCGGTCTCGGACGAGTACGTCGTCGTTCAGGGTGAGACGCTCACGGTGGACGCCCCCGGTCGGCTGGCGAACGACTACGACGTCGACGGCCACACTTTCGACGCGAGCCATCACAGCGACCCCAACAACGGTACGCTCCATCGCTCCGCGCAGGACGGGAGTTTCAGCTACACGCCCGATCCCGGTTTCGTCGGCGTCGACTCCTACGTCTACCGCATCCGCGACGCCGAGGGCGAGTACTCCACGTTCGTCCCGGTGACCGTCACCGTCGTCGACGCCTCCAGCTCCGGGGTCGCCGACGTCGTGGTCACCCCGACCGACCTCGAGTTCGGGACCGTTCCCGCCGGCGGGAACGCCACGAAGACAGTCACCGTCGCCAACGTCGGCGACCGGAATCTGACCGTCTCGGGCACGGCGCTCTCGGGCCCGAACGCCAGTGCGTTCGAAGTGGTTTCGGGTACTGGATCGGCGGTGCTCGGCTACGGCGGCACCCACGAACTCACCGTGGCGTACGCGCCGACAGCCACCGGCCCGGCCGAGGCCACGCTTACGGTGCTCTCGGACGACCCGGACGAGCCCGAAGTCGAGGTCACCCTCGGCGGCACCGGTGAAGACGCCGACGCCCCGACCGTCCACGACGTCGCGGTGACGGGCGCCGCACGTGACGGGTCGACCGTCTACGCGAACGAGAGCGTCGACTTCACCGTCGACGCCACCGACGCGACCGGGACAGTCGACGCCGTGCGCGTGACACTCGACGCCCGGTTCACCACCTTCGAGGAGACGGTTGACGCGACGTACGACGCGGGGACCGACGACGGGACGGCCTCGAAACCCATCGGGTCTCTCGACGGCGGCACCGAGTCCGGCAGCGTCGAGTACGACTCGGCGACCGGCGACTGGACGGCCTCGATTCCAACCAGTCGACTCCCCGACGACGGCGCGTACGACGTGGTCGTCACGGCCGTCGACGACCGGGGCAACCGCCGGACCGTCGCGGCTGCCGACCGGGTCGTCGTCGACCGTGCGGTCCCGAACGTGCCGGCGACGGTCACCCGGCTGAACGCGACCGCCGCGGCGGTGACCGTCGCGCCGGACGAACCGGTCCGACCGGGATCGCTCACCCTCGATGTCGAGCGACCAGACGGCACAGTCGTCCCGGTCGCCCTGACCGACGAGGGGGGCCACTGGAACGGGACCGTCACGCTCGCCGGCGAGGGGCAGTACGGCCTCGTCTCGGCGGGCGCCGACCTCGCGGGGAACCGCGGCAACGACACCGCGACGGCACTCGTCACGACCGCCAGCACGGACGCGAACGGTACCATCACCGTCCGGCTCGTGCCCTCGGGCCTGTTCGTCAGGTTCACCGCGAGCCAGACGGTGACCGACACGTTCGTCACGGTGACCGAGAGCGACTCGCCACTCGCCCCGCTCGCAAGTGAGCCCTCGGGCGTGGCGTTCCTCGACGCGGAGATCGGGAGTCAGCTCTCGGCGAACCTCGACCACGCCCTCGTCGGTGTCCCCGTGAACCGGTCGCGACTCGCGTCCGGCACCGACGTTGAGGACGTGACCGTCCGCTTCTACAACGAGACGACCGGCCGGTGGTCGGACGTGCCGACGACCGTCGAGAACGTCACCGTCGACGGGACGACCGACGAGTACTGGGTCGCGACCGTGACCCACTTCTCGACCTACGGGGCGGTCGCGAGCGACCGCGCGCCGCCGACCGTCACGGCGACGATACCGTCGGACGGTGAGGAGCTGCCGGCCGGGACCACGGCCGCGACGCTCCGGGTCGAGTACGCGGACGCACTCAGCGGCGTGGAAACGGGTCGGGTCGGGGTGCTGTTCGACGGCGCGCTGGTCACGACCGACCCCGCGACCACCGTCACGAGCACGTTCACCGAGTTCGAGGCGACCGGGCTGACGGACGGTTCCACACACACGCTGGAGGTCGTCGTCGTCGACCGGGCGGACAACACCCACACCGAGACGCTGACGTTCACCGTCGGCTCCGAATCCGGTGACACGGGGTCGCCCACGACGGGGGACGACACGACGCCGGACGGGAGCGACAGCGACGGGCGGGACCCGGAGCCCACGCCGACCCCCACCCCGACGCCAGCGCGGACTCCGGCACCTGAACCGACACCGACGCCGACACCGGCGGTGACGCCCACGGCCACACCGACCGTCACGGTGACCGTAACCACGACCCCGACGCCGACCACGGCCGTCACGCCGACGGCGTCGTCCACGGCGTCACCGACGGCGGCGACCGCGACCGTCACGACGACCGAGACTGGGTCACCGACGGCACCCACCACGGCCACGTCGGCGGCCGATGGCCCCGGGTTCGGGCCGTGGACGGCGCTCCTCGGGCTCCTGCTCGGACTGCTGGGGCTGCGGCGGCGGACGAGACGTGGGCGATCGGAGCAGCCGTAG
- a CDS encoding helix-turn-helix transcriptional regulator yields MDVAGPDDGGLPLAGIKRGDALTALRDGPMDRAALMERLDVSRTTIHRIVRALEARDIVEQRGNEFELTTFGQTVADEVAAYRRRVRAAGHLKPFLETTPDLPVELDVGLFQRAQVTETEPTNPYGPVARFMELLVDSETLYGFDTTTIAPIYVDEIRDEILGGMETDVVYLPSVVEDIVDTYAAEIAAAVESGHLTLSTHEDLPFGLAVFDDRVGLGGYDPETGMLRAFVDTADPGAREWALDLYERYREAATPMELSSGTSD; encoded by the coding sequence ATGGACGTTGCCGGACCGGACGACGGCGGGCTGCCCTTGGCGGGCATCAAGCGCGGAGACGCGCTGACGGCGCTCCGGGACGGCCCCATGGACCGGGCCGCGCTGATGGAGAGACTCGACGTCTCTCGAACGACCATCCACCGTATCGTCAGGGCACTCGAAGCCCGTGACATCGTCGAGCAGCGCGGGAACGAGTTCGAGCTCACCACGTTCGGACAGACGGTCGCCGACGAGGTGGCGGCGTACCGGCGTCGTGTCCGTGCCGCCGGACACCTCAAGCCGTTCCTCGAGACGACTCCCGACCTCCCGGTCGAACTCGACGTCGGCCTGTTCCAGCGGGCGCAGGTGACGGAGACGGAGCCGACGAATCCCTACGGCCCGGTCGCACGGTTCATGGAACTGCTCGTGGACTCGGAGACGTTGTACGGCTTCGACACCACCACGATCGCGCCCATCTACGTCGACGAGATCCGGGACGAGATCCTCGGGGGGATGGAGACCGACGTCGTGTACCTCCCGTCGGTCGTCGAGGACATCGTCGACACCTACGCGGCGGAGATCGCGGCGGCCGTCGAGAGTGGGCATCTCACCCTCTCGACCCACGAGGACCTCCCCTTCGGCCTCGCCGTCTTCGACGACCGGGTCGGCCTGGGTGGGTACGACCCCGAGACCGGGATGTTACGCGCGTTCGTCGACACGGCCGACCCCGGGGCCCGCGAGTGGGCCCTCGACCTGTACGAGCGGTATCGCGAGGCAGCTACCCCGATGGAACTCTCGTCGGGCACGAGCGACTGA